GCCCGCCTCTCCCCAAACCTCATTAACCTGCTTCCAAGCAGCCCTCAGGCAGAAGGCAGCAGCCCCAGGGGCCGGAGCAGAAACCCCGACCAGTGCGGGTCCCAACCTCCCAGGGGCAAGGGAGGTCCAGGAAATCAGGTAGCCCAGGGGCTTCCCCTGATTCTGCCCCCTGCCACCTGTTACCTGCGGGCCCTGCCAGTCAGCCTCTCTGTCCCCTGGGCTTTGCTTCGTGTGGCCGAGACCGCTGAGGGTCTGCTGGGTGGCCCACCCTGAGTAGTACCACCTGCAAGAGATGGTCCATGAATCAAGGAGAGAAGAGGGCCATGGCAGCCCGGCTCCTGCATTGGCTCACGCGaccctgctcctcttcctctcccaactCACCTTTGCCATCAAGACACAGTGGTGGGGGCTGTGACCTCCGGTGGCTCCTGGGGCCTAAGTGAGGCAAAGTAAGTGGAGAAAGAGTAGGGTGATAAAGGATCCAAAGCAGTAACACTAGTTCTTCCAGGATTGGGAAGCTGTCAGTCTTCCTCTTGGTCCAGGTGTGGGTTTTCTGACTCCCAAAGATGCCTGGTCTTGGGGTCAAGAGAGCTGGGTCCCTGTGCTCCCTTTGGCATTCCTGGTTGGTAGCTGGCTGAGTCTCTCCAGCCCCAGGTTCCTCGTGTGTAAAATTAGGACACTGGCAATTCTGAAAGCTCTTTTCCTACAACAGGTCGGGGGCAGGGAAACCAGAGCTTTCACCCGGGAGGCACCAACTTCGAAGGATCCCAGTGCAGACTTCCTTGTGAGCCTCCTCCCCAGACCTTCTGGGGTCAGAACCCAGTGTAGGAGCTCTGGGTTTGGAGGGTGGGAAGGTGCCCTGGCTCTGATaatggaggagaggaaggaagatgttattccctgcctccttccagctCCAAAAATAAGAGGCacagcaagagacagagaaaggagagggagcaTTGTGAGAAAAgccaaggaggggcagggagtgaGGTGGGTATTGGCTCACCCCTGGTGCTGCCCACCCTGGCCAGGCCTTCTTCTCGAGGCTTGCTGGGGTCCTGTAGCCTATGGAGCCAGAGAGTCAGGCTGCTGTGGGGTGGACACGAGCTACAGCCAGACCCACACAGCcactgcctcccccagccccaaccccagaACTGACGGCAGCAAAATGAAGGCAGACCCAAGAAAATGGGGATCCCAGTgcccaccctgagcccaaggcccaACCAGGGGGCCCAGGCAGACCCTTCACCACCCTGGGGAAGGTCCCACAAGCCCTCCAAGAAGCATCCTATGGTTAGTCCTACACCAAGCCCTGTAAGCATGTCAGTCCAACAAGCTGCCCGGCCCTGCCACCCACGTGGGCTTGGCCTTGTCCAGGTCCCATGGGCGGCGCCAGTCACCCTGTGCATCTCTGTGCCTGGCCACACGAGCCAGGTCAATCTGTTCCCGCTCCTGTTTCCACTGGGCATAGTCCCAGCCCACCTCCAAGGGTCCCTCCACCGGGACCAGGCCTGGACTCTGGGGCTCTCGAGCACCCTGCAAGGAGAAGACACTCAGCACCATGGGGTAGAAGCAGCAGGCAGCCCTGGTTTTGGGGCGGAAATCTGGATACTATCAACACCCTCCTCTCAAGGTTTTGCTGTCCCcaactaaaaatgaaattcattccATCTCTAACATGTCAGTTGCCATAGGCACGGTTTCCATCCACTTGTTAGCTCTGTCTTTtcggcaagttacttaacctctctgtgtatCACTTCCTCATCTGTACGATGGGGCCTGTCCACTGGGGTGTTGCAGGGGTGTGTGCACAGCCCTAGAGGGGAGCGGCTTCGAGCTGCTGTGATCGAGAGCCAGGACTAGGGGCTGCTGCCACCTAGAGGTCACACCTGGCACACAGCCAGTCGTCCGGCAGCCTCCAGGCCCACCCCAAGGTCCCCACATGTTGCTATCCAGAGATCCAGTTAGGGTAAGGGGCTGACCTCCGGCCTACCCTATGAGGGTAAGGCCCACCCAGCGTGGAGGCTggcccagagaaaggaagaaggggtgGGAATTCTCGCTGGTGCTGCCTGGACCACGTCCCCACAGATGGGGGATATAGGTGACTCAGCTTCTCCGCCTCCCCCAAATGGTGACTGCCACTTTCACGTCCCCATCCCCTCTTGAAGATGTACTTTCCGTGCAGAATCCGAGCTGACGGCCATCTGCAGAGAGGGAGTCCGGCCCAAGCCCCTTCCACGGGACCTTCCTGCCCCCTGGTTCCTTGCTCTGGTGGGCTTCGCACTTACGATCCGCttggcctgggggcaggggaagggtggGCAGTGTGGCACAGCCGGGTAAGAAGAGGCTGCCAGCCTGATACCTGGGCTTCCCCCTACCCTGCTCACCTCAGCTTTGTTTTCCATGGTCACAGCCAGCTCCACCCGCTCCCCCAAGCAGAAAGTACCAGTGTGGTCCTCCACCCCCTCATCCTCAAGCA
This region of Canis lupus baileyi chromosome 32, mCanLup2.hap1, whole genome shotgun sequence genomic DNA includes:
- the CCDC9B gene encoding coiled-coil domain-containing protein 9B isoform X5, translated to MLEDEGVEDHTGTFCLGERVELAVTMENKAEAKRIVSAKPTRARNQGAGRSRGRGLGRTPSLQMAVSSDSARKGAREPQSPGLVPVEGPLEVGWDYAQWKQEREQIDLARVARHRDAQGYRTPASLEKKAWPGWAAPGEKSFQNCQCPNFTHEEPGAGETQPATNQECQREHRDPALLTPRPGIFGSQKTHTWTKRKTDSFPILEELVLLLWILYHPTLSPLTLPHLGPRSHRRSQPPPLCLDGKGGTTQGGPPSRPSAVSATRSKAQGTERLTGRARRWETKEDKEELENQERSQSTRKTRSEEGHSQKQSRMELGGAKSAPAASPAPVPPGEPKRESGASAASLVPGSPQHSDLVPLDLSLGGASSPGSRESVRELSPRPGAQENPVSSLDGSKQLPGWNDPQAELELQTCSEPQGGAGPPELREDRCGKAGAQQGLAPRSRPPRGMGQRARGTGGARSRTGGPGPAGRC
- the CCDC9B gene encoding coiled-coil domain-containing protein 9B isoform X2, with translation MAVTTPEFLGPDGLIVTISQVPGEKRVVSRNWARSLRPGAASEMLEDEGVEDHTGTFCLGERVELAVTMENKAEAKRIVSAKPTRARNQGAGRSRGRGLGRTPSLQMAVSSDSARKGAREPQSPGLVPVEGPLEVGWDYAQWKQEREQIDLARVARHRDAQGYRTPASLEKKAWPGWAAPGEKSFQNCQCPNFTHEEPGAGETQPATNQECQREHRDPALLTPRPGIFGSQKTHTWTKRKTDSFPILEELVLLLWILYHPTLSPLTLPHLGPRSHRRSQPPPLCLDGKGGTTQGGPPSRPSAVSATRSKAQGTERLTGRARRWETKEDKEELENQERSQSTRKTRSEEGHSQKQSRMELGGAKSAPAASPAPVPPGEPKRESGASAASLVPGSPQHSDLVPLDLSLGGASSPGSRESVRELSPRPGAQENPVSSLDGSKQLPGWNDPQAELELQTCSEPQGGAGPPELREDRCGKAGAQQGLAPRSRPPRGMGQRARGTGGARSRTGGPGPAGRC